The following proteins come from a genomic window of Pseudomonas sp. Z8(2022):
- a CDS encoding beta-ketoacyl synthase, with product MSRLPVIVGFGGYNAAGRSSFHHGFRRTVQESLEPRARQETLAGLAQMMKLVRVVDGQYQDQDGQPLSLAEIESRYARQILAGTLVRRIEKQHLDPDAAHWQKSIGVAPANGASLSFVTQRKQLPEPLPANWSVEELEGNEVRITLHDSCEFKVDSYRPLAVKSAGQLPTGFEPSELYNARFHPRGLAMTVVGVTDALRSVGIDWQRIVQHVAPDEIAVFASCIMSQLDENGFGGMMQSRLKGGRVTAKQLALGLNTMPADFINAYVLGSVGTTGSITGACATFLYNLQKGIEQIAAGKARVVIVGSSEAPINQECIEGYGAMGALATEEGLRQIEGKSEVDFRRASRPFGDNCGFTLAEACQFVVLMDDELALELGADIHGAVPDVFINADGFKKSISAPGPGNYLTVAKAVASAVQLLGLDAVRQRSFVHAHGSSTPANRVTESEILDRVAAAFGIEQWPVTAVKAFVGHSLATASGDQVIGALGAFKYGIVPGLKTIDAVAGDVHQEHLSLSTVDRKVGENALDVAFINSKGFGGNNASALVLAPHVVERMLRKRHGQAAFDAYLARREGTRAAAAAYDQQALLGKLDIIYNFGKDMIDDQAISISTEEIKVPGFDQPLVFRKDARYSDMLD from the coding sequence ATGTCGCGCTTACCTGTGATCGTGGGTTTTGGGGGTTACAACGCAGCCGGGCGCAGCTCCTTCCATCATGGTTTCCGTCGTACCGTGCAGGAGTCGCTGGAACCCCGGGCGCGTCAGGAAACCCTGGCCGGGCTGGCGCAGATGATGAAGCTGGTGCGCGTGGTCGATGGCCAGTACCAGGATCAGGATGGCCAGCCGCTGAGCCTGGCCGAGATCGAGAGCCGCTACGCCAGGCAGATCCTCGCCGGCACCCTGGTGCGCCGCATCGAGAAGCAGCATCTGGACCCGGACGCCGCGCACTGGCAGAAAAGCATCGGTGTCGCCCCCGCCAACGGCGCCAGCCTGAGCTTCGTCACCCAGCGCAAGCAATTGCCCGAACCGCTGCCGGCCAACTGGTCGGTGGAAGAACTCGAAGGCAATGAAGTGCGCATCACCCTGCACGACAGCTGCGAATTCAAGGTCGACAGCTACCGCCCGCTGGCGGTGAAATCCGCCGGCCAGTTGCCCACCGGCTTCGAGCCGAGTGAGCTGTACAACGCCCGTTTCCACCCGCGCGGTCTGGCCATGACCGTGGTCGGTGTCACCGACGCGCTGCGCTCGGTGGGCATCGACTGGCAACGCATCGTCCAGCACGTCGCACCGGACGAGATCGCGGTGTTCGCCAGCTGCATCATGAGCCAGCTCGACGAGAACGGCTTCGGCGGCATGATGCAGTCGCGCCTGAAGGGCGGCCGCGTTACCGCCAAACAGCTGGCCCTGGGTCTGAACACCATGCCGGCCGACTTCATCAACGCCTACGTGCTCGGCAGCGTCGGCACCACCGGCAGCATCACCGGCGCCTGCGCCACCTTCCTCTACAACCTGCAGAAGGGCATCGAACAGATCGCCGCCGGCAAGGCCCGCGTGGTCATCGTCGGCAGCAGCGAGGCGCCGATCAATCAGGAGTGCATCGAGGGCTACGGCGCCATGGGCGCACTGGCGACCGAAGAAGGCCTGCGCCAGATCGAAGGCAAGAGCGAGGTGGACTTCCGCCGTGCCAGCCGCCCGTTCGGCGACAACTGCGGTTTCACCCTGGCCGAGGCCTGCCAGTTCGTGGTGCTGATGGACGACGAGCTGGCCCTGGAACTGGGCGCCGACATTCACGGCGCGGTGCCGGACGTGTTCATCAACGCCGACGGTTTCAAGAAGTCCATCTCCGCCCCCGGCCCGGGCAACTACCTGACCGTGGCCAAGGCCGTGGCCAGCGCCGTGCAACTGCTCGGCCTGGACGCCGTGCGCCAGCGCAGCTTCGTTCACGCCCACGGTTCCAGTACACCGGCCAACCGCGTCACCGAATCGGAAATCCTCGACCGTGTCGCCGCCGCCTTCGGCATCGAGCAATGGCCGGTTACCGCGGTGAAGGCGTTCGTCGGCCATTCCCTGGCCACCGCCAGCGGCGACCAAGTGATCGGCGCCCTCGGCGCCTTCAAGTACGGCATCGTGCCCGGCCTGAAGACCATCGACGCCGTCGCCGGTGACGTGCATCAGGAGCACCTGAGCCTTTCCACTGTCGATCGCAAGGTCGGCGAGAATGCGCTGGACGTGGCCTTCATCAACTCCAAGGGCTTCGGCGGCAACAATGCCAGCGCCCTGGTACTGGCCCCGCACGTGGTCGAGCGCATGCTGCGCAAGCGTCACGGCCAGGCTGCCTTCGACGCCTATCTGGCGCGCCGCGAGGGCACCCGTGCTGCCGCAGCCGCCTACGACCAGCAGGCGCTGCTGGGCAAGCTGGACATCATCTACAACTTCGGCAAGGACATGATCGACGACCAGGCGATCTCCATCAGCACCGAGGAGATCAAGGTGCCCGGCTTCGACCAGCCGCTGGTGTTCAGGAAGGACGCGCGTTACAGCGATATGCTCGATTGA
- the cysQ gene encoding 3'(2'),5'-bisphosphate nucleotidase CysQ, with product MNHPFIAPVIERVRAAGAAILPYWRSDVAVTEKADASPVTAADLAAHHILVDGLRALAPDIPVLSEEAANIPLAERAAWTRWWLVDPLDGTKEFIAGSEEFTVNVALIEQGRVIFGVVGIPASGRCYYGGAGLGAWCSEVPGEQTPIRVRLAPAQGFTLVASKRHSSPAQETLLAGLAERFGEPALASIGSSLKFCLLAEGNADCYPRLAPTSQWDTAAAQGVLEGAGGEVLNLAGEPLTYEARESFLNPSFLALPAVAPWRGELIELARNLRS from the coding sequence GTGAACCATCCCTTCATTGCTCCTGTGATCGAACGGGTGCGGGCCGCCGGCGCGGCGATTCTGCCGTATTGGCGCAGCGACGTGGCGGTGACGGAGAAGGCCGATGCCTCGCCGGTCACCGCTGCCGACCTGGCTGCCCACCACATCCTGGTCGACGGTCTGCGCGCGCTGGCGCCGGATATTCCGGTGCTGTCGGAGGAAGCGGCCAATATTCCGCTGGCCGAGCGTGCCGCCTGGACGCGCTGGTGGCTGGTCGATCCGCTTGATGGCACCAAGGAGTTCATCGCCGGGTCGGAGGAGTTCACTGTCAATGTCGCGCTGATCGAGCAGGGTCGCGTGATCTTCGGTGTGGTCGGCATTCCGGCCAGCGGCCGCTGCTATTACGGCGGTGCTGGCCTGGGCGCCTGGTGCAGCGAGGTGCCAGGTGAACAAACACCGATCCGCGTGCGTCTGGCGCCGGCACAAGGTTTCACGCTGGTGGCCAGCAAGCGCCATTCGAGCCCGGCGCAGGAAACCCTGCTCGCGGGGCTGGCTGAACGTTTCGGTGAGCCGGCACTGGCCAGTATCGGCAGTTCGTTGAAGTTCTGCCTGCTGGCCGAAGGCAATGCCGACTGCTATCCGCGTCTAGCGCCCACCTCGCAGTGGGACACCGCCGCCGCGCAGGGCGTGCTGGAGGGGGCCGGTGGCGAGGTGCTGAATCTCGCCGGTGAGCCGCTGACCTACGAGGCGCGCGAATCCTTCCTCAATCCGTCATTTCTGGCGCTGCCGGCTGTGGCGCCTTGGCGGGGCGAGCTGATCGAGCTGGCACGCAACCTACGATCCTAA
- the nudE gene encoding ADP compounds hydrolase NudE yields MRQKPTVLAREIVASSRLFRVEEVQLRFSNGTERTYERLVGKGAGYGAVMVVAMLDAEHAVLVEEYCGGTDDYQLSLPKGLIEPGEDVLVAANRELKEEAGFGAHELEYITELSLSPGYMSQKIQVVLARNLYEERLPGDEPEPMRVDRISLRELSSLAQHEQFSEGRALAALYLVRDLLTQRGEFRP; encoded by the coding sequence ATGCGTCAAAAACCTACGGTTCTCGCCCGCGAGATCGTCGCCAGCAGCCGCCTGTTCCGTGTCGAGGAGGTGCAGTTGCGTTTCTCCAACGGTACCGAGCGCACCTATGAGCGACTGGTGGGCAAGGGCGCCGGTTATGGTGCGGTGATGGTGGTGGCGATGCTCGATGCCGAGCACGCCGTGCTGGTCGAGGAATACTGCGGCGGCACCGACGACTACCAGCTGTCGCTGCCCAAGGGCCTGATCGAACCGGGGGAAGACGTGCTGGTGGCGGCCAATCGCGAGCTCAAGGAGGAGGCGGGGTTTGGTGCGCACGAGCTGGAATACATCACCGAACTGAGTCTGTCGCCTGGCTACATGAGCCAGAAGATTCAGGTGGTGCTGGCGCGCAACCTGTACGAGGAACGTCTGCCCGGTGACGAGCCCGAGCCGATGCGGGTCGATCGCATCAGCCTGCGCGAGCTGTCGAGCCTGGCCCAGCACGAGCAGTTCAGCGAGGGGCGCGCGCTGGCAGCCTTGTACCTGGTACGCGATCTGCTCACTCAGCGCGGGGAGTTCCGCCCGTGA
- the yrfG gene encoding GMP/IMP nucleotidase, giving the protein MPSLPWHQIDTVLLDMDGTLLDLHFDNHFWLRHLPQRYAEHHGISLALAEAELLPLFRQHAGTLNWYCTDFWSRELKLSIRELKREVAHLIALRPDAEMFLRALREAGKRVVLITNAHRDSLSLKMEQVQLATWFERMISSHDYGFPKEDQQFWFALRQDVDFDPARSLFIDDSLPILRSAGQFGVAHLLAVRQPDSQSGPKNTEEFAAVEDYRALLQGLE; this is encoded by the coding sequence ATGCCCTCACTACCCTGGCACCAGATCGACACAGTCCTGCTGGACATGGATGGCACCCTGCTCGACCTGCACTTCGACAATCATTTCTGGCTCAGGCACCTGCCGCAACGCTATGCCGAGCATCACGGCATCAGCCTCGCGCTGGCCGAGGCCGAGCTGCTGCCGCTGTTTCGCCAACACGCCGGCACGCTGAACTGGTACTGCACGGATTTCTGGAGCCGCGAACTGAAGCTGTCGATCCGCGAGCTCAAACGCGAGGTTGCTCACCTGATTGCCCTGCGCCCGGATGCCGAGATGTTTCTGCGTGCGCTACGTGAGGCCGGCAAGCGCGTGGTACTGATCACCAACGCTCACCGCGACTCGCTGTCGCTGAAGATGGAGCAGGTGCAACTGGCAACCTGGTTCGAGCGGATGATCAGCTCCCACGACTACGGTTTTCCCAAGGAAGACCAGCAGTTCTGGTTCGCCCTGCGCCAGGACGTCGACTTCGACCCGGCGCGCAGCCTGTTCATCGATGACAGCCTGCCGATTCTGCGCAGTGCCGGTCAGTTCGGCGTCGCCCATCTGCTTGCCGTGCGCCAGCCGGACAGCCAGAGCGGGCCGAAGAACACCGAGGAGTTCGCTGCGGTAGAGGATTACCGGGCATTGCTGCAAGGCCTCGAATAG
- the lysM gene encoding peptidoglycan-binding protein LysM, producing the protein MGMFAFVKEAGVKLWESLVGQEAQAAESLKEHVAKVGLGNPNIQVSVEGDKVIAAGEVASQEEKEKILLALGNVAGVAEVEDRISVAAAAPEARFVTVKKGDTLSAIAKAEYGNANAYMKIFEANKPMLSHPDKIYPGQVLRIPE; encoded by the coding sequence ATGGGTATGTTCGCGTTTGTCAAAGAAGCCGGAGTCAAGCTGTGGGAATCGCTGGTCGGCCAGGAGGCGCAGGCCGCCGAATCGCTCAAGGAGCATGTGGCCAAGGTAGGCCTGGGTAACCCGAACATTCAGGTCAGCGTCGAGGGCGACAAGGTGATCGCCGCCGGCGAGGTGGCCAGCCAGGAAGAGAAGGAGAAAATTCTTCTGGCCCTGGGCAATGTCGCCGGTGTCGCCGAGGTGGAGGATCGCATCAGTGTCGCCGCGGCGGCACCCGAGGCGCGCTTCGTCACGGTGAAGAAGGGCGACACCCTCAGTGCCATCGCCAAGGCCGAGTACGGAAATGCCAACGCCTACATGAAGATATTCGAGGCGAACAAACCGATGCTCAGCCATCCGGACAAGATCTATCCGGGTCAGGTCCTGCGCATCCCCGAGTGA
- the fdhD gene encoding formate dehydrogenase accessory sulfurtransferase FdhD produces MSHRTADPLAESATAQMPDGYAYVELDEAASVGHALLAEECALAIAYNGISHAVMMVSPSALEDFIVGFSLTSAVVGAAKDIYDIQVRRAGEAFSAEVQIASRAFWTLKQQRRSLAGTSGCGLCGVEALEQALPQLDTLSVNPLPPAAHLADLRTRIGEMQKLARQSGALHAALFVDELGEIVLCREDIGRHNALDKLIGALSRESRDARSGFAVVTSRCSLELIHKAVRAGFASLVSLSAPTDLCVRWARRHRLNLIHLPHHSVPRIYSPAPARG; encoded by the coding sequence ATGTCACACCGTACTGCCGATCCGCTTGCCGAAAGCGCCACTGCCCAAATGCCGGACGGCTACGCCTATGTCGAACTGGACGAGGCCGCCAGTGTGGGCCATGCGCTGCTGGCCGAGGAGTGTGCGCTGGCCATCGCCTACAACGGCATCAGCCATGCGGTGATGATGGTTTCGCCCAGCGCGCTGGAGGACTTCATCGTCGGCTTCAGCCTCACGTCCGCTGTCGTCGGGGCAGCAAAGGATATCTACGACATTCAGGTCCGGCGCGCGGGCGAGGCGTTCAGTGCCGAGGTGCAGATCGCCAGTCGTGCATTCTGGACGCTCAAGCAGCAGCGGCGCAGTCTGGCCGGCACCAGTGGTTGCGGTCTGTGCGGTGTCGAGGCACTGGAGCAGGCCTTGCCGCAACTCGACACCCTGAGCGTCAACCCGCTGCCACCGGCTGCGCACCTGGCCGATCTGCGTACACGCATCGGCGAGATGCAGAAGCTGGCGCGCCAGAGCGGTGCGCTGCACGCAGCGCTGTTCGTCGACGAACTCGGTGAGATTGTCCTGTGCCGAGAAGACATTGGCCGGCACAACGCGCTGGACAAGCTGATCGGCGCGTTAAGTCGTGAAAGCCGCGACGCCCGCAGTGGCTTTGCCGTGGTCACCAGTCGCTGCAGCCTGGAACTGATCCACAAGGCGGTGCGCGCCGGTTTCGCCAGCCTGGTGAGCCTGTCCGCGCCGACCGATCTGTGCGTTCGCTGGGCACGCCGCCATCGCCTCAACCTCATTCATCTGCCGCACCATAGCGTTCCGCGAATCTACAGCCCGGCGCCCGCTCGGGGGTAG
- a CDS encoding formate dehydrogenase subunit delta — translation MGMNATQLIKMANQIGAFFASQPDAVQARVEYAQHLRRQWDPQMRTALYAHLDACGGEGLSEFALQVLRESRGQIEPRPATV, via the coding sequence ATGGGCATGAATGCCACGCAACTGATCAAGATGGCCAACCAGATCGGTGCCTTCTTCGCCTCGCAGCCCGATGCCGTTCAGGCACGGGTGGAATACGCGCAGCACCTGCGGCGACAGTGGGACCCGCAGATGCGCACGGCGCTGTACGCGCATCTGGATGCCTGCGGCGGCGAGGGCCTGAGCGAGTTCGCGCTGCAGGTGCTGCGTGAGTCGCGCGGACAGATCGAACCCCGGCCTGCTACTGTCTGA
- the fdhF gene encoding formate dehydrogenase subunit alpha gives MALYRELDYGTPARSGAPVTLEIDGNAITVPAGTSLMRAAQEAGIAVPKLCASDSLEPFGSCRLCMVEIEGRRGFPASCTTPVEPGMVVRTQSPKLAELRRGTMELYISDHPLDCLTCSANGNCELQDMAGVVGLREVRYDPVKTHLAETRDESNPYFSYDPSKCIVCNRCVRACEEVQGTFALTIDGRGFDSRVAAGQDEDFLDSECVSCGACVNACPTATLMEKSVIEMGQAERSVATTCAYCGVGCSFNAEVKGNTVVRMVPNKNGHANHGHACVKGRFAWGYATHPDRIRTPMIRDSIHEPWRPVSWDEAIGHAARRFKEIQAQYGRNAVGGLTSSRCTNEETYLVQKLVRAAFGNNNVDTCARVCHSPTGYGLKVTLGESAGTQDFDSVLSADVVLVIGANPTDGHPVFGSQLKRRLRQGAKLIVADPRGIDLVRSPHIRAEHHLQLRPGSNVALLNSLGHVIVTEGLVNEAFVAERCETEAFAQWRAFVSEQRNSPEAMEAMTGVPAASVRAAARLYATGGNAAIYYGLGVTEHSQGSSTVMAIANLAMATGNIGRPGVGVNPLRGQNNVQGSCDMGSFPHELPGYRHVSDLVARPQFEAAWGVKLLDEPGLRIPNMLAAAHAGTFKGMYIQGEDPAQSDPDTQHVTDALKAMECVVVQDLFLNETAKYAHVFLPGASFLEKNGTFTNAERRISPVRKVMPALAGKEDWEVTVALSNALGYPMHYNHPSEIMDEIAALTPTFTGVSYAKLERLGSIQWPCNDNAPQGTPIMHEDAFVRGKGRFMVTEYIPTEERTSRKRPLVLTTGRILSQYNVGAQTRRTANRAWHAEDVLELHPVDAEDRGIKDGDWVGINSRAGETVMRAKVTERMQPGVVYTTFHHPESGANVITTDNSDWATNCPEYKVTAVQVRKVETPSDWQQQFDAFTREQVSLLPVVQL, from the coding sequence ATGGCCCTGTATCGTGAACTCGACTATGGCACCCCTGCTCGCAGCGGTGCTCCGGTAACTCTGGAAATCGACGGCAACGCCATCACCGTGCCCGCCGGCACCTCGCTGATGCGTGCGGCCCAGGAGGCCGGCATTGCCGTGCCCAAGCTGTGCGCCAGCGACAGCCTGGAGCCGTTCGGCTCGTGCCGCCTGTGCATGGTGGAAATCGAAGGCCGCCGCGGCTTCCCGGCGTCCTGCACCACCCCGGTGGAGCCGGGCATGGTGGTGCGCACGCAAAGCCCGAAACTGGCCGAACTGCGACGCGGCACCATGGAGCTGTACATCTCCGACCACCCGCTGGACTGCCTGACCTGCTCGGCCAACGGCAACTGCGAGCTGCAGGACATGGCCGGGGTGGTCGGCCTGCGCGAAGTGCGCTACGACCCGGTGAAGACCCACCTGGCCGAGACCAGGGACGAGTCCAACCCCTATTTCAGCTACGACCCGTCCAAGTGCATCGTCTGCAACCGCTGCGTGCGCGCCTGTGAGGAAGTGCAGGGCACCTTCGCCCTGACCATCGACGGCCGTGGTTTCGATTCGCGCGTGGCCGCCGGCCAGGACGAGGACTTCCTCGACTCCGAGTGTGTGTCCTGCGGCGCCTGCGTCAACGCCTGCCCGACCGCCACACTGATGGAAAAGTCGGTGATCGAGATGGGCCAGGCCGAGCGCAGCGTCGCCACCACTTGCGCTTACTGCGGCGTTGGCTGCTCGTTCAATGCCGAGGTCAAGGGCAACACCGTGGTGCGCATGGTGCCGAACAAGAACGGCCACGCCAATCACGGCCACGCCTGCGTCAAGGGCCGCTTCGCCTGGGGCTACGCGACCCACCCGGACCGCATCAGGACGCCGATGATCCGCGACAGCATCCATGAGCCGTGGCGCCCGGTGAGCTGGGACGAGGCCATCGGTCACGCCGCCCGGCGTTTCAAGGAGATCCAGGCACAGTACGGCCGCAATGCGGTCGGCGGCCTGACCTCCTCGCGCTGCACCAACGAGGAAACCTACCTGGTGCAGAAACTGGTGCGCGCCGCCTTCGGCAACAACAACGTCGACACCTGCGCCCGCGTCTGCCACTCGCCGACTGGCTACGGCCTCAAGGTGACCCTCGGCGAGTCCGCCGGTACCCAGGACTTCGACTCGGTGCTGTCCGCCGACGTGGTGCTGGTGATCGGTGCCAACCCCACTGACGGCCACCCGGTATTCGGCTCGCAGCTCAAGCGTCGCCTGCGCCAGGGCGCCAAGCTGATCGTCGCCGACCCGCGCGGTATCGACCTGGTACGCAGCCCGCACATCCGTGCCGAGCACCACCTGCAACTGCGTCCGGGCAGCAACGTCGCGCTGCTCAACAGTCTGGGCCACGTGATCGTCACCGAGGGCCTGGTCAACGAGGCCTTCGTCGCCGAGCGTTGCGAGACGGAAGCCTTCGCGCAATGGCGTGCATTCGTCAGTGAGCAGCGCAACAGCCCCGAGGCCATGGAAGCCATGACCGGTGTGCCGGCCGCCTCGGTACGCGCTGCTGCGCGTCTCTACGCCACTGGCGGCAATGCGGCGATCTACTACGGCCTGGGCGTCACCGAGCACAGCCAGGGCTCGTCCACCGTGATGGCCATCGCCAACCTGGCCATGGCCACCGGCAACATCGGCCGTCCCGGCGTCGGCGTGAACCCGCTGCGCGGGCAGAACAACGTGCAGGGCTCATGCGACATGGGCTCCTTCCCCCACGAGTTGCCGGGCTACCGCCACGTCTCCGATCTTGTGGCGCGGCCGCAGTTCGAGGCTGCCTGGGGCGTAAAGCTGCTCGACGAGCCGGGCCTGCGCATTCCCAACATGCTGGCTGCGGCGCATGCCGGCACCTTCAAGGGCATGTACATCCAGGGCGAGGACCCGGCGCAGTCCGATCCCGATACCCAGCACGTCACCGATGCGCTCAAGGCCATGGAGTGCGTGGTGGTCCAGGACCTGTTCCTCAACGAAACCGCCAAGTACGCCCATGTATTCCTGCCTGGCGCCTCCTTCCTGGAGAAGAACGGCACCTTCACCAACGCCGAGCGGCGCATCTCGCCGGTGCGCAAAGTGATGCCGGCGCTGGCAGGCAAGGAAGACTGGGAAGTGACCGTGGCCTTGTCCAACGCCCTCGGCTACCCGATGCACTACAACCATCCGTCCGAGATCATGGACGAGATTGCTGCTCTCACGCCGACCTTCACCGGTGTCAGCTACGCCAAGCTCGAGCGCCTGGGCAGCATTCAGTGGCCGTGCAACGACAACGCGCCGCAGGGCACGCCGATCATGCATGAGGACGCCTTCGTGCGCGGCAAGGGACGCTTCATGGTCACCGAGTACATCCCGACCGAGGAGCGTACCTCGCGCAAGCGGCCGCTGGTGCTGACCACCGGGCGCATCCTCTCGCAGTACAACGTCGGCGCGCAGACCCGGCGCACCGCCAACAGGGCCTGGCATGCCGAGGACGTTCTCGAACTGCACCCGGTGGACGCCGAGGATCGCGGCATCAAGGATGGCGACTGGGTCGGCATCAACAGCCGCGCCGGCGAGACCGTGATGCGTGCCAAGGTCACCGAGCGCATGCAGCCGGGCGTGGTGTACACCACATTCCACCATCCGGAATCCGGGGCCAACGTGATCACCACCGATAATTCCGACTGGGCCACCAACTGTCCGGAGTACAAGGTCACGGCAGTGCAGGTGCGCAAGGTCGAGACGCCGTCTGACTGGCAGCAGCAGTTCGATGCCTTCACCCGCGAGCAGGTCAGCCTGTTGCCGGTGGTGCAGCTATGA
- a CDS encoding formate dehydrogenase beta subunit, translating into MSKAITVFVPRDATALSLGADKVARAIVAEAAARNIEVKLVRNGSRGLFWLEPLVEVATPAGRVAYGPVRARDVAGLFDAGFLEGKAHALGHGLTEEIEYLKRQERLTFARVGITDPLSLEDYIAHDGYRGLKRALGMTPEAIVAEVTESGLRGRGGAAFPTGIKWRTVLGCQAEQKYIVCNADEGDSGTFSDRMVMEDDPYVLIEGMTIAGLAVGATRGYIYLRSEYPHAEAVLLETIARATAAGYLGDNVLDSGKAFHLELRRGAGAYICGEETALLESIEGKRGTVRPKPPLPAIEGLFGKPTVINNVISLASVPIILDKGGAYYRDYGMGRSLGTLPIQLTGNIARGGLIEKAFGITLRELLYEYGGGSASGRPIRAVQVGGPLGAYLPESQFDTPLDYESFAALGAVLGHGGIVVFDDSVDMADMARYAMEFCAVESCGKCTPCRIGSTRGEELLSQIIVARSEGPQPGRIELLKSLCDTMLCASLCALGGMTPYPVMSALNHFPEDFGMSQDSAEAR; encoded by the coding sequence ATGAGCAAGGCCATTACCGTTTTCGTCCCGCGCGATGCCACAGCGCTCAGCCTGGGCGCCGACAAGGTGGCCCGAGCCATCGTCGCCGAAGCTGCAGCGCGCAATATCGAGGTGAAGCTGGTGCGCAACGGCTCGCGCGGGCTGTTCTGGCTCGAGCCGCTGGTCGAGGTCGCCACGCCGGCGGGGCGTGTGGCCTATGGTCCGGTCAGGGCGCGTGATGTCGCCGGCCTGTTCGATGCCGGTTTCCTCGAAGGCAAGGCGCATGCGCTGGGCCATGGCCTGACCGAGGAGATCGAGTACCTCAAGCGCCAGGAGCGCCTGACCTTCGCCCGTGTCGGCATCACCGATCCGCTGTCGCTGGAGGACTACATCGCCCACGACGGCTACCGCGGCCTCAAGCGCGCCCTCGGCATGACGCCCGAGGCGATCGTCGCCGAAGTCACCGAATCCGGTCTGCGTGGCCGTGGCGGCGCGGCATTCCCCACCGGCATCAAGTGGCGCACGGTGCTCGGTTGCCAGGCCGAGCAGAAGTACATCGTCTGCAACGCCGACGAGGGCGACTCGGGCACCTTCTCCGACCGCATGGTGATGGAAGACGACCCCTACGTGCTGATCGAGGGCATGACCATCGCCGGTCTCGCGGTGGGAGCTACGCGCGGCTATATCTACCTGCGTTCGGAGTACCCGCACGCCGAAGCCGTGCTGCTCGAAACCATCGCCCGAGCAACGGCCGCCGGCTACCTGGGCGACAACGTGCTCGATAGTGGCAAGGCCTTCCACCTGGAGTTGCGCCGCGGCGCCGGCGCCTATATCTGCGGCGAAGAAACCGCACTGCTCGAGAGTATCGAGGGCAAGCGCGGCACCGTGCGGCCGAAGCCGCCGCTGCCGGCCATCGAGGGCCTGTTCGGCAAGCCGACGGTAATCAACAACGTGATCTCGCTGGCTTCGGTGCCGATCATCCTCGACAAGGGCGGCGCCTACTACAGGGACTACGGCATGGGCCGCTCGCTCGGCACCCTGCCGATCCAGCTGACCGGCAACATCGCCCGTGGCGGCCTGATCGAGAAGGCCTTCGGCATCACCCTGCGCGAGCTGCTCTACGAATACGGCGGCGGCTCGGCCAGTGGCCGGCCGATCCGCGCGGTGCAGGTCGGTGGCCCGCTCGGCGCCTACCTGCCCGAGTCGCAGTTCGACACACCGCTGGATTACGAGTCGTTCGCCGCCCTCGGCGCCGTGCTTGGTCACGGCGGCATCGTGGTGTTCGACGACAGCGTCGACATGGCCGACATGGCGCGCTACGCCATGGAGTTCTGCGCAGTGGAGTCGTGCGGCAAGTGCACGCCCTGCCGGATCGGCTCGACCCGAGGTGAGGAGCTGCTGTCGCAAATCATCGTGGCTCGTTCCGAAGGGCCGCAACCGGGGCGCATCGAGCTGCTCAAGAGCCTCTGCGACACCATGCTCTGCGCCTCGCTCTGCGCCCTTGGCGGCATGACGCCCTATCCGGTGATGAGCGCTCTCAACCACTTTCCCGAGGACTTCGGCATGTCGCAAGACAGCGCCGAAGCCCGCTAA
- a CDS encoding formate dehydrogenase subunit gamma, whose amino-acid sequence MALLPQRFAPEQCEAVAREVLAAHRGRPGALLPILHDIQDRLGAVPPELLPLIAEDLCLSRAEVHGVVSFYHDFRATPPGRQVLKLCQAEACQSMGVKALTAELESRLGLPLGETREDGSLSFEPVYCLGNCACAPSVMLNGELHGRVDAEEVLALLAQQEALA is encoded by the coding sequence ATGGCTCTTCTTCCCCAGCGCTTCGCCCCCGAGCAGTGCGAGGCCGTCGCCCGTGAGGTGCTCGCGGCTCACCGCGGCCGGCCCGGCGCCCTGCTACCCATCCTCCATGACATTCAGGATCGGCTCGGCGCCGTACCGCCCGAGCTGTTGCCGCTGATCGCCGAGGACCTGTGCCTGTCGCGTGCCGAGGTACACGGAGTGGTCAGCTTCTATCACGATTTCCGCGCCACGCCGCCCGGTCGCCAGGTACTCAAGTTGTGTCAGGCCGAGGCCTGCCAGTCGATGGGCGTCAAGGCGCTGACCGCTGAGCTGGAGAGCAGGCTCGGCCTGCCGCTGGGCGAGACTCGCGAGGACGGCAGCCTCAGTTTCGAGCCGGTGTACTGCCTGGGCAACTGCGCCTGCGCACCGAGCGTGATGCTCAATGGCGAACTGCACGGTCGTGTCGACGCCGAGGAAGTGCTGGCGCTGCTGGCGCAACAGGAGGCCCTGGCATGA